The genomic region GCTCATCCCAATTTAAACTGACACCGAGAGATGTTAAAGGTGCAAAATGAGGGCCCTGATGACTTCACAAAGTGGGAGTGATGGACCCATTTTAATAGGAAATTCAAAACGAACTCATGACAAAATGACAATGTAAACATTACACTCCCCTCTCccttaaaagcaaaaatcattATAATCCCCCCTCTCTCCACCATGAAAGGATGAGATAACAGGCTAAGTAGCAACCCAGGTGAAAAACATGGTTAACACCGTGAAGAGGTGTTACTAAGACAGTTTGATCCGactcaaagaaggaaagagacagcTCTGCCCTTAGCCTGATCAGGTTCACAGGAAGGAACGTTTGGGGCAGCCTTTGGTAATGTGGCAATGTAAGATAACCTTCTTCAGGGGCTCCCTGTGGCTGAccttaaaaaagcaaagatggGACATTTGTTTACTGGGGCTGTTGCAGAGGGGATGTGCCCAGGAGGTGGAGACGTCTTGGGCTATTGAGAGGTTGGGCCACTCTGGCTTCGAATCACAAAAACCTTCCTTCTCTCTACTAAATTGCTTGAATTGGAGGATGCACAATAGGACAGATGAAGTCAGGCCTAATTACAACAGACTGCCTTTGGGAATGCTAGAAGGTAAAATGTGAAGGGAAATGCTCTGTAGGTTTGTCATGGCAGGTGGGCCAGAGTGAGACCACCGATTATCCAAGGCTTCAGAGATTACTTGTCTGAGAGCATCCCTCTGGTGCGGTGGGGGTACCAATACCTTATTATAACTCGGTTGGGCACCTGGGGAAGGCAGAATACATGGTTTATTAACTTAAGAGTGTGGGAGACTCATCTGGGGATTCCACAAAACAACAAAGACTTGTATGTGGATTTTTGCACCAATCCTCAGAAAACTTACATAGCTCTGGAGTAGGGCTCAGGGATCTGTACTTTTAACAAGCTTCCTGGGCAGTTGCACCAAAGTGGTCCACGGATAGTGACTAAATTATTGTCTATTTGGGGTTGCTTTTGAGAGTCAAAGTGGGCAATATTAAAAATTGCAGCAGGCATAGATATAAACAAGGAATATTCAAGGCAAACAGAAATATATAGTTATTCTACATGTGAATCACATTTGAGAAAACTTAGCCTAGTGGTTAAAGAACACAACTCGTAGGACACAGATCAGATTCTGTCCTTATTTGTGTGATTTTGAGCAAgttcttttatctttctgactctgTTTCCTTATATGGGAAAAACTGTACATTTAGCACAATATTCTCTTTTGGCAAAGGTTGCTCTGAGCCCATTTCTGTTCTCTGCAACTTAATCCTTTTCAGTGTGTGAGCAGTTTTAAGTTGTTTTCTTAAGTATTATCTCTTTCAACTGTCTAGGTTCTATAACGCTTATAGAACCTAGGAGATAGTGAGAGGATGCTATAAGCTTATTTTGccagttttataaaaatgtttaacctctcctcttcctctgcaACCAAGAGATGAGAAAGAACTCAGAGGCTGGAAATGCACACTAAGGAATACTTCTGTGTCAAGTCTGCCTTTTATTCTTCTGCCACTACTTCCCAGAGAGATTTCACTAAGAGAGCCTAAGCTTGCCATGGCCATTGTTCATAAAGAAAATTTCTCTATTGCTAGTCatatccccttttccttctcctgagggcttaatggattttttaaaaaaatttgcctgtgtaaggtcttagctgtggccacAGGGTGAGGCTGGGATTTAGCTGCCCTGTCCCACAGCGTGTGGGATTTTAGTTACCccaccagggttcaaacccacatctcttgcattaggaggcagattcttaaccactggaccaccagagaaatccccttAATGGATGGTTTTTGGGGCAGGAAATAAAGTTGAAACAAAAACATCAACTGAAGGAGCCTTTGTCCTAGGTGTAGTAGTTTGGAGTGTGAATTTTCTCAGAATCCAGTGAATTGTGCCCCAGGTGGAAACTACAGAAACATCACTTATTGTTAGAAATCATGACATGATACAAAGCCAAAATCGACTTTATTCTTCCTGTGAAAGACTACAGAGAGCCAAGTTCAGTAGTCCACCCTCCAGTGTTGACCAGCAGCTGGGGCCTTTAGAAGGTGACTAAGCAGCCCAGCGCATCCTGCTGACGAGTGCGCTCACCCACCCAGCACACAGGGAAAGATCCCAGTTATGGCATCATATTTAAGCCTGCTGCAGTAAGGTTTCCTGGTGCAAAGGCTCACTTACTGAGGATCCTAGACCTGGAAGGCTTCTCCTCCTGCGAGCTGCCAGCTCAATCTTCTGAACTAGGCTCACATCCCAGGGATGGGTCACAAAGCTGATGACTGTTCCTGGCACCTCACTCCCCACACGGCCCACCCTCCCTGCTCTGTGGATGTAATCCTGCAGGGTGAGAGGGAAATCATAATTGATGATGAGTTCCACCTGGGTGCTGTCCAGGCCCCGAGAGGCGATGTCTGTGCAGAGAAGTATGTCTCGGGAACCCTTCTGGAAGGACTGGAAGATACCTGCCCTCATGGAGGCTGGCATTTGTCCCTGCAGTCTTAAGTGTTGGATTTTGTGGTCATCCAGAATATATCCCAGCCAGTTCACAGTGCTGGAGCTGTTACAGAACACGAGAACAGTTCCTGTGGAGCCAGTCCTGTGTGCTCTGTCATGCTGCTTGAGGATCTGCACTAACTCAGTTACCTTCTCTGCTCCTTTCAGCCTCATGAACGTCTGTTTGACATGAGGCATGATGCAGTGGAGCTTGGAACTGGTAATGGTGGTTAGAGAGTCTAAGCTGGCAACTTTACTCAGCAGCTGGCCTACACCTTCGGGAAATGTGGCCCCCACCAGCACTAACTGAGCTTTGGGATTGAAAGGGTCTTTTAAGTCAGCGGGGCCTTCTGCTATGTGACTCTTCTCCAAGATGTAATCCACCAGTTCCAGGAAACTTTCATCCAACAATGTATCTACCTCATCCAACACCAAGAAAGAGAGCTGCGCCAGGCTGATCAGTTGACCTTTCAGGGCCTTCCACAGAGCCCCTGGAGTGGCCACCAGTACTTCTGCTGGAGGATGTTTGGACAGTTGCAGCCTGACCCTACTCATGCCATGGCCTCCCCCTAACTCCTGCACCCGGAGGCCTAAGGAGCTGCCCAAGGGCTGGGCCACGGCCCGCACCTGTTCAGCTAATTCTCGAGAAGGCACAAGGACCAGGCCTCGAGGAGCAGGGATACGACTGGTGTACAGGCTTGGCTGGCCCAAGAGCCGTTGAAGCAGAGGTAGCATGTAGCCGAGAGTCTTGCCACTGCCGGTTTCCGCGGCGCAGAGGATGTGGCGGCCGCGAAGTAATGGGGGAATGGTACTCGACTGCACGGTTGTGGGCCGAACGACTTCGGGAGCAGCTTCTTGGAGTGCGCTCAGCACACGGGGCTCCAGACCCAGATCGGCGAAGCTGCCCTTGGACGAGAGGTTCCGCAGCGCTGGGGCCTCATGCTGAGCGCGCTCAATGGAGAAATAGTCCTGGCGAGCTCGCCGATGCTTCCAGCCTCGCGAAACGAGTGGCGCAGCCTCCCAACGGCCCAGCGTTTGGCGTGCGGGCTGGTTCAACTCCGGCCGCCGCGCCGAGATCAGCAGCGGGCCAGGTCGCACCAACACCGGCCGCAGGGGACTCCGCTGCCCGCTCTGCCGCTGTTCCTGCCGCCTCTGTAGACCCCGCGGGATGCGCACCACGGGCAGGGGCTCGTCGGGACCGCGGCCTGTCAGGTCCCGTTGAGGCGCCAGAAGCAACCGAGTCGCGAGCGACAACAGCCGTAGCTGCCGTGCTAGAGCCATAGTCCCCTTGGTGCGGAAAAGGCGCACAACAGTGACGTCATGCGCGCGCCAAGGCCTCCCGGACGGTGGCCGGCGCGGCTCAGTAAGACTTAAGGAATTGGAGAACTGTGTGGAAGGAGGGAGGATCTGTAGAGTTCAGCAGCGGCGAGGTCTGTAGGTCCAAACCGGATGGTGACGTCCAGGCCCCGGCCAACCTTGGGGAAGGGTGCACGATGAAGGCAGGACCGGGGTCCGGCGACAGGCGGCGATGGGGCCCTGGCATTAGGAATCAGGAGGGCTGAGGGCTTCTGGCGATCCGATGTCGGATCCTACAATTCTCCTTTGTCGCCCTCACAGCTCCTGTGATGGCATGTCCAGTTCTGATCGCCCCGTTTAAACTGTGAGGGTGCGGCGGTGTTTTCACAGATGTGCTCCCCTTGTAAGGTcttctaatataaatatttattgagaatctgAGTGAATGGTCAGGCCTGGGGGCCGAGACCAGGAGTAGATCTGGGCTCAGCGTTCCCCCACCGCCCAGAGAGCTGAGGACCCAGAGGGCGAGCCGATGGACTTAAGCATATCATCTCTTCACTCAAGAGAACTCATCTCTTCGGACCTTTTCCGCTTTCTTTTCAGCTGAGGTTCATTCTTCCTTCTCTTGTCACTCTTTCCAACTTCTCATCCTGAAGCTCGCCTAGCTCCACCGGCTTTCAGGTTAGATACCTAAATTACTTGAATAGTAGTGAGGAGGGTCCTGCTACAGGTATATGACTTGTCTCACAAAGCCATGGTCAGGCAGAATATTTTACCTAAATTCAGTTCAGGTTGCGAAAAAAACCTTACACTATTGGTACTTCCTGAACGGATCCAGAAAATGGGCATCAGATCATTTTTGTAATCTCTAGTGCCTGGGGTAGGAGATAAGGTAAATGTGGGTTAACTACTTGGAAGAGTCTTAACATTTGAAGAAagaggtttttgggtttttttggccactGCTGCACAGCCTGTGCTGCTGCCTGCTGTGCAagtatggaatcttaaccactggaccaccaggaagtccctggagAAAAGTTTTACTTTCATTAGATACTGTTATAAAGATAAATACTACTATATTTCAAATAGTATTTTGATACACGATAGGCTTTTCTGGAGAGTTACCTGTTAAACTAGAGGAGGAGAGAGTTTTGAGTAATGACAGGTAGACAGAGTCACTGGATAGAGTGGTGGCTCTTGAGTGAGAGTGATTTttgcccccacccttcccccaggACATTTGACAATGGCTGGAGACATCTTTATTTGTCACATCTGGGGAAATGCTACAGCTTCTAGTGGGTAAAGACCAGGATATTACTAAATATTgcacaatgcacaggacagccaccccccaccccccagccccgccaAAAAAAACAATGATCTGGCCCAAAATATCAACAGTGTGCTGTTGAGAACCTTGGATAGAGGATGGGGACTGAAGAGAGGCTGAGGTTGCCGCATGTATTCTCGCTTCAAGGAGCTACATTTGCCAGGTTCTCGGTGGCCCAGCCCCTTCCCCAGAATCTGCAGTGGGCATATTGACGTCATTGCTTGTCATGCCCTTGGGATCAAGAAACCTTGGGGGGCCCCTGAAAGCCATAAGCACAGAAAGGGGTGATTTAGGGAGGGTGGTGCAGGAGAAGAGAACTTCAGGAAGAATAAAATTGTCCTCATGTGTTTGGGGACTGTGTCAGATGGAAAAGAGATGAGGTGTGCCATGGGATGAACCATTCCAGAAGGCAGACTGGGACTGATGATGGAGTCAGATTCTGAATTTGACATAAAGACTACTGTAGCAACCAGAAATGCCCAGATCTGTCTGGAGAGTGCTGGATTTTCTGTCACTGAAAATTTCATGTACAGGTCAATGCCCACTGAGTGGTGATATGATAGAGGGGAATTGATACAAAGAATATGCTATGATATTGTGATTCTACACTACTTTTATGATTCTTTCCCAGAACTCAGACCTCCTTGTTCCTTAGCTGAAGGGCTCCTTGGATGTCTGATTTGTCAGGTTTCATCCATTTACCTGTGCTACTCTTTTTTCAGATACAAAACAAAGAATTGTTTTGCACCGAGGCAGAACAGATACATTGAAAGAATTATCAGAAAAGAATAATACATAGGTATGTATTTGCATTTGAATTTCATCCAAATATTTGGGACAGGGTAACTGGTTAGTGGCTGCTTTCTCATGCTTGAGCCCTTACAATGTGATTACCTCAAAATGTCATAGGGATTAGAGCCTGTCTGAGCCTGTCTGTCTCTTCTCATAGCCCCTAGTTTCttactctgatttcttttttttttttttttggctaccctgcatggcatgctggatcttagttccctgactgggaatcAAACCAGTGCCCTGTGcagttggaagcatggagtcttaaccactggaccaccagggaagtccctttcttaTCATTTCTTTAGATATTCTGTAaatctcctctttccctcttgcTCACAGCAGACATTGAGTAACCTCTAGTTGTTATTGAGATGGATATTTTACAAGATGTTTTACAAAgcactttatcagttcagttcagtcgctcagttgtgtctgacttttgcgaccccatggactgcggcacaccagacttccctgtccatcaccaactcccgaagcttactcaaactcatgtccgttgagtcggtgatgccatgcaaccatttcatcctcttctcctcttgccttcaatctttcccagtgtcagggtcttttccagtgagtcagttctttgcatcaggtggccaaagtattggagtttcagcttcagcatcagtccttccaatgaatattcaggactgatttcctttaggatggactggttgaatctccttgcagtccaagggactcttaagagtcttctagAAATAAGAAAGGTTTACTTATTGTGGAAAAAATGCAAGCTCCTGTGAGTGGTAGCCTCATTAGGTAATGTTTTTCTCAGAGCTGCCATGGAAACTTATGTTGCCTAGTTACTccctaaattttaaaaggaatttttccTTGAGTCTCAGGTGATAGtggtatattcattcatttattcaagcggtaaatattttctgagcacCATGTATGTGCCAGGTACTTTTCATGTGAACCAAACAGGCAAAATTTCTGCCCTTCTGAGCTTcatattctgatttaattgacTTGAGGGCAGGCCTGGacattggtatttttttttaactttttattttatattggggtatagccattTAACAATGTTataatagtttcagatgaacaataaagggactcaaccatatatatacatgtatccattctccccgaaactcccttcccatccaggctgccacataacatcgagcagagttccctgtgctatacggtaggtccttgttggttatcctttttaaagatttcagggttttttttttgcttgttttactcCTGTTAACTTTACCTTCAAAGTATATTTAGAACATGACCACTTCTCACCACCTCTACAACTCTCTCCCCATCCtgagccaccatcatctctcatGTCAGTGACTGAAGAGTCTAATTGGTCTCTCTGGGTCTACCATGGCTGTTCATGCAGCAATCACTGTGATCATGGAGAAATATGATCAGTACTGCCACTCCTCTCCTTGAAACCCTTGCTGGCTCATATCGTGAAGAGCTAACAAAGCCCACAGAGCATCCTACAAGGCCATTTGGGATCTCACCATTGTGTCCTATCTGCTTAGGACATCCATCCTGTATCTGACGTCCATTACTCTTCTTCTTTCTGTGCTCGACTATGTCGGCCTTTGTACTAGTCTACTAACACATCAGACTtgctcctgccccagggcctttgcactgactgtttcctctgctgtgcactCTTCATTCCCCACCAGCATGAAAGCTCTAGCAGAACAggaatctttgttttcttctctaatgTATCCACAAAGACTAGGACAATGACTggcacacaccacacacttaataaatatttgttggatgtgTGAACGAGCTTGCATTGTTTTTATgatcagagaaaaggaaaacaaagtacTACCTGTTGGGAGGAAAAGGAAAGCCTGCTCTGGATAACAGAAGAGATTTTTCTCCATTTgaatgtctgactcttctttctTCAGGAATGACTGTGAACAACCTCTCTCTGTGCTACCACAACAAACTCATATTAGCCCCTATGGTTCGGGTGGGGACTCTCCCAATGCGGCTTCTGGCCCTGGACTATGGAGCGGACATTGTGTACTGTGAGGTAAGGGGCTCCTAATCCTCCCAGACAGAGAGCTTTTCCACAAGTGCAGCCTCCTCACCTGTGGGTGCCTGTGTTCAGAAGCTAGAGGAGGCAGAATGGCTCTCCCTTCGCAGGTGCTCACTGAAAGCATCACAAGACAAAAACATAGGAGTTTTGTGAGCCCTGCCAAGGATCAGGAACCTGGGCTGCATGGAGGCATTGTGGGACACCTAGGCCAGGTGGATAGATGAGCATCGTGTCAGGTCACTGCTGTGGCTCCTGTAGGAGTTAATACACATTCATTTTGTGAATGAGGAAGCTCAGTTTCAgagtgagaaggaaaaggacCAGATTCAGGCTAGAGAAACTGGATGGGGTTGGTTTGGTAAGCCATAGAATTTTCTGATAGCAATAGCTAGTAGGCCAGTTACTGGCCTGTTGCTTTGAAGATTATTATTAATAGGACTTCAGACTCAGGTTTAGAAAACATCTTCTAGGAAAACCAGTTAAAGGAGTAGCTGATATTGGATAGGGACTgtgagcagtggttctcagttgGGTAGGTAAGCTTCCCCCGCAACCCTTAATCCTGCTATGCCTCTCTAGTGGGGGTAAGAGGTTAAAGAAACTACCCAAGTGCTTCTGACATTTCCATCTTGAAGAGCCATCTGTGGAGGGAG from Bos javanicus breed banteng chromosome 18, ARS-OSU_banteng_1.0, whole genome shotgun sequence harbors:
- the DDX28 gene encoding probable ATP-dependent RNA helicase DDX28, with protein sequence MALARQLRLLSLATRLLLAPQRDLTGRGPDEPLPVVRIPRGLQRRQEQRQSGQRSPLRPVLVRPGPLLISARRPELNQPARQTLGRWEAAPLVSRGWKHRRARQDYFSIERAQHEAPALRNLSSKGSFADLGLEPRVLSALQEAAPEVVRPTTVQSSTIPPLLRGRHILCAAETGSGKTLGYMLPLLQRLLGQPSLYTSRIPAPRGLVLVPSRELAEQVRAVAQPLGSSLGLRVQELGGGHGMSRVRLQLSKHPPAEVLVATPGALWKALKGQLISLAQLSFLVLDEVDTLLDESFLELVDYILEKSHIAEGPADLKDPFNPKAQLVLVGATFPEGVGQLLSKVASLDSLTTITSSKLHCIMPHVKQTFMRLKGAEKVTELVQILKQHDRAHRTGSTGTVLVFCNSSSTVNWLGYILDDHKIQHLRLQGQMPASMRAGIFQSFQKGSRDILLCTDIASRGLDSTQVELIINYDFPLTLQDYIHRAGRVGRVGSEVPGTVISFVTHPWDVSLVQKIELAARRRRSLPGLGSSVSEPLHQETLLQQA